The Ornithorhynchus anatinus isolate Pmale09 chromosome 16, mOrnAna1.pri.v4, whole genome shotgun sequence genome contains the following window.
TGGCTCCAGGAAGTCCAGACggaccctccacctcctcccctcaggCAGCAGCTTCAGCATTCTGCGAACCAGTTGGCCAAGGAAACCAATGAGTATCTCAAGGAACTGGGATCACTGCCGCTCCCGCTGTCCACTTCGGAACAGGTGTGTCTCCGCCAGCGTGAGGACGGTGAGGGTCGCCCAGAGGGTTCCCGCCCAGGGCAGTGTGGGTTTTCCCGGCCTCCAGGCTAAGGGCCAACCTCCCCATCGGTTCCCCTGAGCGGCCAGGATGGTATCGTTCATACGGGTGTCCAGAGGCCCCGCCTCTCAGGGTGAACCTGCGCCTGACCACCGGACCTGCTGACCGGCTTCATCCCCCTCACAGCGCCAGCAGAAGCTGCAGAAGGAGCGTTTGATGAATGACTTCTCGGCCGCCCTGAACAACTTCCAGGCGCTGCAGAGGAAGGTGtcggaaaaggagaaggagactgTGGCCCGAGCCAGGGCTGGCTCCCGCCTCTCGGTAGGTCCGCTTCTTGGGAAGAAATCGTTGGGGCAGATGGTGGCCAGGCTGTGTCGGAAGAGGTCGGGTGAGGCGTTCTCCAGGGGACTGCTACTTGGgttggggaaaaagagaagggtCTCCCCGGGCACCACTGGCTTGGGCAAGTGGGTGAAAGTGGTTCCAAAGCTATTGGGGACAATTCTTTTTCCCAGTGTGCACCCCCCGCAATtttccatcccttcttctccagcTGCTAGATTCTGAGACAGGACCTTAAGAGGTCACCCTGTCCATTCCTCCTGCTTCTATGCAGGTGGATACCTAAGCCACCCCGATCTGAAGGGAAAAGACTATAGAtgttagactataaattcctcgaGAGCGGGGACTGTATCATTCTTCTCTCTTGGATTtgccaaacgctcagtacagtgtgggACACCCAAGAGTTGCTCAGTGGGTGACCTTTAATTGATTGGTTTTGAACTTGCCCCAATAGCGGTCCTGCCATATGGGGGATCAGGCCCTCCCCTACCTCTGTTAATGGTGATGGGCctggttcagtgcttactatgggctaagcactgggatggacacaagaccagcaggttggacacacttaaGGGAAAGCAGGGGCTGTGGGTTCTTCCAAATGCCCAGTGTAGCGCTGTGCACGCAGGAAGTGGCTGGCCTGAGTGACATGTCTGTCTTGTAGGCggaggagaggcacagagaggagcagCTGGTCTCATTCGACAGGTAAAGAGATTGAGCATCCTGGTAGAACGGGCCTGGTTCCGCCCTGTCCGGCACCTTTGTTCTCCAGGAGCGGGCACTTCTGTAGCATTCCAGCTGGGCCCACTGTGGACTCTGGGGGTCGGGAGGGGTGGAATTCCTGAAACTGGCCATCGATGTGTCTGCCAATCAAGGAGAGCCCatctgggggaggtgaggaaccTGAGAAGCAGGGAGTCCGGGAGGACGACCCTCACCTGCCCCCACAACTCGCTCAGGACCATGGATGGGACCGGCCACCTTGCCTGGCTCTGGTCCCCTCACCCTGAGAATGGGGAAGCGCCAAGGTCAGGGGCGCCTAGGGGTGACAGAAAAGTGAAAGGCAAAAGTGTCTTGGGGGACGCTTGGGAGTTCAGCAGGCTGGGTGGCTCCAAACTGGCAAGATCGCTTCATGCTTGCCCGCCCACCGTCTCCCTGAGGCCCCAGAAGGGGTGGACTGGGTTTATTCTTAATCTGTGCAGGAGGGTTTGCCTTTCTCTTTAGGGAAAAGACAGATTTCATCCTGAGCCCAACTTCCTCAAAGATATCAATCTTCATATCAATAGTCTGGCTGGGGAGAtgggtaggggaaagggtgggaatgggagggagcagAAAGACATCCCTCCAGCCCTGGGTTGAGCCTGGTGGTTtagagccccgccccctctctttTGTCGGAGCCCCCTTGGAGAACTTGAGGTGCTCCTGCCTCACTTTGCAATCCCTAGAGAGGTTCCTCCTAAGGAGAGAGTGGGTATCCCTTGCCCAAGGTGCCCCTTTTTGGGGAGATGCCCTTTAGAGACACCCCTGAGTTGAGCCCCCAATTGGAGACACCCCTTGGGAGAACCAGTCTCAAGGCCCACTCCCTCGCTTTTCCTGCAGCAATGAAGACTGGAATCAGATGCAGTCCCAGGAAGAGGACATGGCCATCACGGAGCAGGACCTGGAGCTGATTAAAGAGAGGGAAACGGCCATCAAGCAGCTGGAGGTGATGCTTCCGTTCCTTCCCTCCATAGGGAGGAGGGCGGTCCGTGCAGGTGGACGCTTGGTGTTCTTCCAGGCGGCAGCACCACCCTTGGGTCACGGGGTCATCCTCTTCTGGGCCAGATTGCCATTCTGCGAGAGTAGCATGAGGTTCATGGTGACCGGTGAGTGAGCCTGTTTCAGAGAGCCAAGGCCCCCACTGCCCAGGCtcagcttccaggcccgtggcctGGCTCGACCtgtctcctctcttgccccagcAGATACTGTTTCATGTGAGGACGAGGGCGGCCCGGTCACGTAACTTCTGTGTTATTTTTTTTAGGCGGACATCTTGGATGTCAATCAGATCTTTAAAGACTTGGCCATGATGATTCACGACCAGGGAGACATGATCGGTGAGAGTTGCTGGTGCGGccacagggaggaagggaggctggcTCTGTCGCTGTTGCAGAGCAGAACGATGGATACCCCGTCCATGTTGTGGGACTGACATCCAAATGAATTCCCAATGGCTTTAACATGCCCAAAAGTTGGAATCCTGGGTGTCTTGATGGGGTGAAGCTGCCTTTGTCTCCAGCAGCCAGGCTGTTTGCAGGCCGGACTCTTGGCTCCAGGCCAGACCCCGTCTGCTGAGCCCCGGGGCTAGTGAAATGACTGCCACAACCTCAGAAGTGGCCAGAGTCATTGGGCTGAGATGCGCCTTGCAGGAGGACCTgccggagaagaaggagaaaggaaggaaaagggccCCGATTCAGAGGAAGGGGAGCTATGTCACAGGGTGTCGGAAAGACAATCCTggcttggtggagctgggaacgtGGACTTGGGAGGAGGCGGAAGAGCTGGATTATATCCTTCAAGTTGACCACCTTTGTAGAGAGGCTAGGGTTTGGCCTAGGGAAGGGTGGGagcagaaagagaaatggagagagcctgggatgAATGtccacttctctctgctccccatcctgTGGCTCAGGCCCCCCAGCTCAAAACCCCAATGGCTGGAGACTGAGTTTTGCAGCTGATGTCCAGAGCTGTACCTTGCTGGGTTTCCCTGGGGTGCACCAGGCCctaaaggagcagggagagagagagacatctcTATGTACACTGGGGAGATGAGCAGCAGGGCCATTGGAAGCAGGGGAGCGGTGATGGGCGAGCAGCTGAGCTGAAGGGATGCAGGGGAGTGaccagtggggaagggaaggacagaCAGCAGAAATGTCCGCGGGCCTCCAGCTGCTCTGACCTGCCCTTCGTTCCACAGACAGCATAGAAGCGAGTGTGGAGAGCTCAGAGGTGCACGTGGAAAGAGCCAGCGACCAGCTTCAGCGGGCTGCCCACTACCAGGTGAGTGTGGGCTGAGAGGGCCGGCCTGTTCTGGTCACAGATA
Protein-coding sequences here:
- the STX12 gene encoding syntaxin-12, whose translation is MRRAVGLPSGLPSLGLGSAALPSRTPPDSPGPPDLPTMSYDSLDLYRAPGPPAPSAPPLLDFSSIIQICSGNVQRISHATAQIKNLMSQLGTKQDSSKLQENLQQLQHSANQLAKETNEYLKELGSLPLPLSTSEQRQQKLQKERLMNDFSAALNNFQALQRKVSEKEKETVARARAGSRLSAEERHREEQLVSFDSNEDWNQMQSQEEDMAITEQDLELIKERETAIKQLEADILDVNQIFKDLAMMIHDQGDMIDSIEASVESSEVHVERASDQLQRAAHYQKKSRKKICILVFILVVASVILGVIIWLESK